CCGCTCAAATCGCAGCGAGAAACCTGATCAAATTCACCACAAACACGATCCTGCATGACAAAGAGTAAAAGATGGCTTCTACCAGTGTGGCCGTTTGGTGCCTGGCTTACATCGTCGGATTGCTGATGACCGCAGTGCCCTTTGGAGGCGCGATCGTACTCATCTCTAGTGTGATTTGTGCGCTTGTACTTTCGAGATTGAAGCTGAGACGAACGATCGCAAAGGCCTGGATTATTGCAGGATTCATTGGACTGGCGGCGGGGTTTTATCTACAGCTTCGGACACCGCAACCGAGCGCGATCGACGTGAGCCGATTTGTACCGAAAGAGCGGCAAGAAGTTACCGTGTCGGGGATTGTTGAATCGCTGCCGAAGTTGACGCGCAAAGACAATCGACAGGTTTGGTTAAACGTGACAAAGGTTGGAGAGCAGAAAGCGGACGGAAAGCTCTATGTCACGTTGTCAAAGATTGACGGAGAGGACTTGTATCCGGGACAAGCGACCGCCGTTCAAGGCAATCTCTACAAACCGAAGCCGAAAATGAATCCGGGCGGATTTGATTTTCAGAAATACTTGGCGCAAGAAGGCAGCTTTGCAGGGCTGAAAGGAACATCAATTCGACTACTCGACACGAATCAGAAGCCAACTTGGGGATGGTGGATGATTCAGAGAGAAATCGTGCGATCGCAAGCGAAACAATTTGGAAATGTAGAAGGATCGCTCATCAGCGCAATGGTAATCGGTGGGCGCGTGGTTGATGTCCCGTTTGATGTTAAAGATGCCTTTAGTAAGATTGGGCTGTCTCATGCGTTGGCGGCATCGGGATTTCAAGTCACGCTGATTTTAGGAGTGTTGTTGGCGTTGACGCGGCGATTTCCTAAAGCAGTACAGGTTGGAACGGGTGTGACAGGATTGATCGTTTTTATGGGGCTGACGGGAATGCAGCCTGCGGTATTTCGAGCCGTGATCATGGGGTTTGCGGTTCTGCTTGGAATCCTGTTGGAAAGATACACCAAGCCGTTAAACACATTGTTGATTGCAGCGATTATTTTGCTAATCGTAGAGCCGTTGTGGATTTGGAATTTAGGATTTCAGTTTAGCTTTTTAGCAACGTTGGGGTTATTGGTAACAGTTCCAGCACTTTCAAAACGGTTGGACTGGTTGCCGACTGTTATCGTTCCTGCGATCGCTGTTCCAATTGCCGCATTTATCTGGACATTACCTTTACAGTTATTTTCATTTGGGATCGTTTCCCCCTATTGCATTCCAGCGAATGTTGCTGCAACCTTGTTGATTTCATTTATTAGCATTGGCGGAATCATTAACGCGGTATTGAATTTAATTTCTCCTGCGATCGCAAGCCTCACAACTCCATTTCTGTACTATCCAACTCACGGGTTAATTAATGGTGTGAAATTCGTTTGTCAGTTGCCGGGAAATTCGATCGCAGTTGGCACAATTTCAATTCTATTAATGCTCGTACTGTATGGATTGATTTGCACACCTTGGATATTTTCCCGTTTTCAACGGCAATGGTGGGCGTTTCTTTTAGTTGGAATCAATTTAGTATTTATCCCTGCTTGGTATGCGCGATCGAACTTATTACAAGTCACCGCATTATCCGTGAATCAGACTCCAGTGATGGTGATTCAAGATCATGGACGAGTTGGATTGATTAACAGCGGTGATGCTGATGCAGTGCGCTTTACGATTCTGCCGTTTTTGCAGAAGGAAGGAGTTAACCGAATTGATTGGGCAGTGGCAGCTTCTCCTTCAGAAGGTTGGAGTACGTTGATCAAAGATTTGCCAATTCGATCGCTCTATGACTTCTCTGGTGAAAAACAGCCAGCCGTCTCACTTGAAGCAATACAGCAATTAACAGCGCAAAAAGGCAAGCATTTACCGATTACAACCGGACAAGTGATTAAAACAGGCACAATCGACATTCAAGCATTGAGCATCGAGCCAACGATTTTACAGCTTGGCGTTGAACAACGACGCTGGTTATGGCTGAAAGATGTACCGAATGTTAGTCAGCGGCAAGCGTTAGGCAATCATTTAAGTGGTAATGAAATTCTTTGGTGGTCGGGACGGCGATTGCATCCGAGATTGTTAGGACAAATGCAGCCGAGTGTCGCGATCGCCTACTCACGAACGATTCATCCTGAAACATTGCGTCAGTTGCAGGTGGGTCAAGTTCAGATTTACCAAACCCAAGCAGAGGGCGGATTGCAATGGTCAAAAAATCAGGGATTTAGAACAACTTTAGAAGTTGATGAGCCAGAAGCTTCATTCCTGTAGTATATTAATTGAGCATATGCACCTGGAGAGGTGGCAGAGCGGTTGAATGCGGCGCACTCGAAATGCGTTTTGGGGCAACTCAACGGGGGTTCGAATCCCCCCCTCTCCGTTTCTAAAGCTGAGTTGTTTTGACCATCTGTTGCCAACGGTATCGGATGACTAAATCGTATGGCTTCCAGACGTTGGAATGTGAAGGAGCGGGGAGTTGAGTTTCGATCGCGATCGCTGAAGGGTTCGACTTCCTTGATATTGAACGTTTTGAAGCGAAAAACTGTAGCGGGCGGGTTAGAGCTTTAGAAATCGCAATCAGCGTCACTTTATAAATTCCTGGACGCAGCAACAGCGCGAAATCTCCCTTCAAACTGCGGTAAAGCCATCGAAACATCAACGCATAATCACCCGCTAGATAGCTTTTACTGAGTAAATTGTTATAAAAAGCAGTGTTTGCCCATCGACGAATCGAACTGGGTAGCTCTGGATGGCGATCGTAAACACGCGACATGATTAATTCATAAAAGTGCGCCATTGTGGTGCATTTTGTAGACATACTGCCACTGTATTGGCGATAACCGATGAGATACTCAGGGACGATCGCAAAGTGATAATGTTCAGCAATCCGGAGAAACAGATCCCAGTCTTCACAAGTTTCTAGTTCAGTGTTGTAATCCCCCACCGTATCGATACAGCTTCGACGAAACATCACCGTACTTGCATTGTCGAGAAAGTTGTAGAACACAAGAACGGCTAGAACGTTTCCTTCAACTGCTCCAAGCTGACAAAAAGGTGAGTAGCCTTTAATCTTGCCTGTTTCAGTAAGATAGGTTGACCAAGAGTAAACTAATCCAATGGATTCATCAGCAGTTTCTAGACAATGAACGTGCTTTTCTAACCGTTCGGGATACCAAATATCATCAGCATCGATCGGCGCAATATATAGACCAGAAGACTGCCGAATTGCTAAGTTTCGAGAAGCAGCGACTCCAGAATTTTCCTGCTGAATCAGTTGAATACGATCGTCAATCGCCATATACGATCGCACAATTTCCGCAGTGCGATCGTTTGACCCATCATCGACCACAATCACTTCAAAATTGTGGTAAGTTTGCGCCAGAATTGACTTTAGCGTGTCTGAAATAAATGCCTCAGCATTGTAAGCAGCAATAATCACTGAAACAAGCGGATTCGAGATCATTAATTTCTTCCTTGAACGCTCTGCAAATATTGTTAACGAAATGGTTTCTAATTTGCAACTCTCTCCAACTAATACCAAATTGATCTTTAATCACTACAGATCTTGCAAGCCCCCTAAATCCCCCATTCTGGGGGACTTCAAGCCAAAGAAGGATTGAATATCTCAAAGTCCCCCACTCGTGGGGGATTTAGGGGGCAAAGGATCTGTAGCATTAACAAATTGATTGGGTACAAGGCAAAACATCTCTAACAACAGACAGAGAGTAGTTCTACTGCAGGAGACAGGATAACGATCGACGGAATCGCTACGGTAAAGCTAAGAGTTCTGATTAATCGTTATGGATTTTGAATCACGATCGCGCCGCAATTTCACATACGTTATGTGGATGCTTGGAACGGCTTTTATGCCCGTAGGTCTAAGCTTTGAAGTTGGCAGCTTTTGGCAAATTCTATTTTTAGGGGCAGGAGTTATTCTGTTTCTAATGGGTCATTTTATGTACCGAGATGCCTGGAATCGTTAAGGCTTTTTAGGCAGCGCTTTCTCTAAAGCTTGAAACCAACGATCTGCCATTTTTTGTTCTCCAGATTCGTTTGGATGCAGTCCATCGTAGGTATCTTGCTGCACATCAAATCCGCTGAATTGATCGACTAAAATGACTGGGCTTGTTTGCGAATTGATCGATCGAGCCAACGCCACAATTTGCTGATTAAACTGTTGAGTTAACGCTTCACCACCCGACGAAGGAATCAATTGTGAAATCAGAATCTTTAAGCGAGGATTCCGTTGCCGCATCACTTCGATTAACTTTCGGAGTTCAGCGATCGCACCGTCAAAACTCTGTCCGCCTAGAATATCGTTTGTTCCTAAATGAATTAATACAACGTCGGGTTTAGCAGTTGCTGACCAGCGAGCGATTTGAGCCAACACTTCATCCGCTTGCCAACCCCAATGTCCCTCATGATCTTGATCAAAATCAGATTTAGGCGCATTTCCTAAATAATGAGACTTTGTTGAACCGACAAAATTCACGTCATACCCTGCGGCTCGAAGTTTAAGCCACAACGGACGACGATAACTATTGTGATTGCGATCGGCTTGTGTAATCGAATCTCCAAGCGGCATGATCCGAATGCTAGTTGGAGTGCCATCCACTGAAGCAACAGGCGTACACCCTGATATCAATAACCCCGTTACGATAGCACTCCAAAAAACCTGCTTCATGTCCGAACCGTTTTAGATTTTAGTTTCAAGAAATTGCTAAACCGTCGCCAATGAGCGCGAGCTACTTTCCATTGTGCGATCGTATGCAGAACAATGAACGCCAAAAAGGTGTAAGACAGCCAAAAGTGAGCATTACGCCCGACCTCCGCCATCGCAGGATTTTGGGGAAACAGATCCGGTAAAACAATCCCAAAGAATTTGACATTGTTAGGACGGAACGAGTTTGAGAGTAAAAATCCAGTGATCGGAACTGCCCACATCAACACATACAAACTTGTATGCAGTGCGACTGTTTTAAACCAAGCAGGCGTAAATTTTGGAAAACGTTTCGTGTATTTCTTCCACCACACTTGCAACAGTAGAAAAATCCGCCAAGTCAGCAGCGCCATCGATAGCACTGCGATCGACTTATGAAAATCGTACAGCGAACCCCGATAAGACACAGAGCGATCGAGTTGTGACATGAACGTTCCCGTCACGAACAGAACCAGATACGCTCCACTCATCCACCAATGAACCGACATCAACTGCTTGAAAGCACTATTCAATCTAGGTTTGAGTGCATGAACGATCGACATGGCATTCCTCTCAAAGCTTAAACTTTTGTTAAGTCTAGACGCCTGAGATTAACTTTGTGTTGCAAATTCGTAAAATTCCCCATACACCTCAGCCAGATCCTTGATCTGATAGTGAGCATTCAAACCGCTCGGATTCGGTAGCACCCAAATCGTTGTATTGTATAGCGGCTCTTTTTGCAGTCCCATTTGCGCTTTCGGTTGCTTAAACGCCGTTCGGTAAGCGCTCACTCCCAAAACGGCTAGATATTTCGGTTGATATTGTTCGAGTTTTTCGGCGAGATCCTGATGCCCGGTCGCTAAGTCTTCATTCGTTAACTCATCGGCTCTTGCAGTTGCACGAGCGGCTAAATTGGTTAAGCCGAAACCACGATCGAGCATGGTTCTGTCTTCAAACGGAGATAAGAGTCGATCGGTAAATCCAGCTAAATGGATGGCTTTCCAAAATCGATTCCCAGGACGGGCAAAATGGTGTCCCACGGCTGCACTGTACAAACTGGGATTAATCCCGCTAAACAGAACTTTGAGATTTGGCGCAATAATATCCGGCAGCGTTGTATTGTAAGCGGCGTGAACTTCAGCTTTTGTCGGTTTGTAGATTGAAGGCATTTTCAGAGCGAGTCGCGAACTTCTCCATCCTAAGAAATTCACGCTCAACTCTAAGCATCAAATCTCAATGCCCGTCCTCGAACTTCGGTATTGAATTTGCCGCGGTCGCGCTCAACTGCCAAAAGTTTTAATCATGCCAATCGGATTGAAAAAGTAAGCACCTCTTGCTACAGTTCGGAGAATTGATACTGAAAGTGTAAATCCACCCGTGTAGATTAGACTGGGAACGAAGGTTTCTATTTCAGCCTCTAGAATCTGTAGTCGTTAAGGTGATATGAATCGCGTGGATAACCCGGCTCCTAACAAAAAAGCGCATCAGAAAAAAGACGAAAATCCCTGGGTAGAGGGACTCAAGACCATCGGTTTAAGTGCGGTTCTCGCGATCGGGATTCGGCAGTTCGTCGCAGAAGCTCGCTACATTCCGTCTGGTTCGATGTTGCCCACCTTACAGATCAACGATCGTCTGATCATCGACAAGATCAGTTATCGGTTCAATAATCCACAGCGCGGCGATATTGTTGTCTTCTCTCCGACTGCTGCTTTAGAGAAACAGAATTTCCACGATGCGTTTATCAAACGGGTGATCGGACTACCGGGTGATAAAGTTCAGGTCAAAGGCAATCGGGTCTACGTGAACGATCAGCCACTCCGAGAAAATTACATCGGCAAAGACGAAGCACCCCAATATGAATGGGGGCCTCAAGTGGTTCCTCCAGATTCTTATCTCGTGCTGGGGGACAACCGCAACAACAGCTATGACAGTCACTATTGGGGCTTCGTCCCTCGCGACAAGATTATTGGCAGAGCGGTTGTCCGATTCTGGCCCCCGAATCGTGCAGGTGAGCTTGCACCAGAACCAAAATATTAGAAACACAAGTTAGAAACACCAAGCTTGCAGCACTCGTCCATTAATGGACTGACTGAACCAAGCGGTATTTGTGGACAGCGATCGTAGATGGGAACGATCGACTGTCCATTTTTCATTCGGATTGAACAGAATTAAATCACTCGGTTGGCCGGGCGCGATCGCGCTCAAGTCCTGTCCCAAACACTGAGCCGGACGCACGCTAAGACTCCGCCATAAATCCAACGCCGACCAGCGACCCGACTCAACTAAATTCGACCACAGAAGCGGTAACGCCAGTTCTAAGCCGATCGCTCCAGACGGTGCTTCTCCGAACGCAACGGTTTTTTCTTCGTAAGTGTAAGGAGTGTGATCGACCGCGATCGCATCGATTACGCCATCTGAAACTGCCTGAATTAAAGCGTCTCGATCGTTCGGGTTGCCAAGCGGCGGATCAAGTCGCAAGCTCGGATCATAAGACTGTACAGAATCGGTACTCAGGAGCAAATGCAGCCAAGTGGTACTGGCAGTGATGGGAACCCCTCGCGCTTTTGCCGATCGCACAAGTTCTACCCCTCGCGCTGTTGAGATTCGCATCAGATGGGCTGGTGTTCCAATCTCTTCAATACATTCAAGCAGGGCAGATAATGGAGCGGATTCTGCCATAATTGGCACTCCCGGCAGTCCAAACCGCATCGAATTTACGCCTTCTCGAATCACGCCTTTTCCGGTGAGTCCTGGATCAGATGCCCAAAGCGCGATCGGCTTCTGCATGGGCTGCAAATATTCCAACAATCGCCGCACTAATGCCAGATTTGAAATCGGTTTGCCATCGCTAAATCCGATCACACCTTCTGCGAGTTCCGTGAGTTCAGTCATTTGCTGTCCCTGAACACCAAGCGTTAACGCACCCCAGCAGCTAATTCTCGAAGATTTGGTGCGAATTTGAGCGACGATCGCGCTTTGATCAATCGCAGGATTCGTATCCGGCAGAATGTTCAGACGAGTAAATCCACCCGCGATCGCCGCTGCTTGCAAAGATTCCAAAGTTTCGCGTTCTTCAAATCCGGGTTCTCCACTGTGGCTGTACAGGTCGATTAATCCAGGTGCGAGAATCCAGCCCGAACACGATCGCCGCTCCGCTTCTTGGGGAACTTCTGAAGGCGAGAAAGACCGCACAATCCCATCTTCGAGTAGCACATCGGTCACGCGATCGACATTCGCTACTGGATCAAGCAATCGGACTTGCTGAAGCAAAACAAACATGATTTTCCATCATTGAAGAACAGACGATCGGGCAACTCCCGAATCCCCGTTTAATATTCAAGTACGTTTTGGCGCTAATTTAAGCGAACGGATTCAGCCATTTCAAAATCGTTTTTTCTAGCTGATGTAATTCCCGATAAATCTCCTGACGCATCCACTGTCCGATCGCATCGATCGGCGTAAACGAGCCTCCAACCTGCCATTTCATATCAGGGCCTAACGGCGTAAGGTGCGTTCCTTTGAGGCGATGAGTGGTAATCAGTCCCGGATAGGACTCTTCTAGAAGCTGCGCTAACGGGAGCGATTGATCGATCGAATCATCCGCAAATTTAATAATCAAATTGCGTCGCACCGAATAGCGATCGCGAATCAAGGCAGTCGTCTCCGTGGGCGAAGGCGTGAATTCAACAGAGATCCCCTGTGGTTTTAGAAATTGCGAAAACTGCTCAACAAACGGGACGGCTTCTTTTGCGGCGTAGTTATTAAACGAGATGAAAATATTTCCCGCTCGCTCAACCGAAAACAAGCTACCAGCCAGCAAATGCAGCTTACAGCCCATACTGTGCCCCATGCCATAAATCGGCAAATAGCGCACTGAATACTGCGATCGCACACCGTTCAACGCTTTCTCAAAATTGATCAAAACCGACTCTGCAATCTCAGCATGATCAAACGTATTCACAAACGGAGTCGCTACGATTAGGTAGCCTTGATCACCTAAAAACTCTAGCAAACGGCGGTAAGTTAACTGTGGAGCCGTTGCGACAAAAGCGCCGCCAAGAAAATGAATAATCGCGATCGGACGATCGGGAACGAGAACCCAATTCCCAGAAATTTCTTGCCAATCCATGAGCGAAATTGAAGATTAGGGGGTATCTCTAGCCTAAACCGATTCTCTAAAATTCAACGGCTTCGGACATCGCATTGCATTTGGTACGGTTCTACGATCTTTCTTTAATCGAGAAACCAGATACGCTCTAAGGTAGTCGCAGTGAAAGTCGTGTTATGTCTGAGTGGATCTTCCCAACCCTGAGTGAAATTTTGGCAGCCAGTAATGAAACACTGGATCTTCCTGAACTTGAAGCGCCCGTTTCAGTCGCATCTCGACAACTGCGAGCAGAGCGGGAGTGGTTTGGCGCGATCGCCGCACTCGAAGCCCTCTTGCAATCGACCGAAGGCGCAGTGTTTTCTGCTCCACTCCCAGTTCTTAGCCAGCCCGGAGTGCCTAATATCTCCGCTTGGCTGTTTACGCCCAGCGTGATGTTTTCGGGCTTCCCGTTCCAATTACCTTCTGCTGATGGCAACATTACAAAGGGCGAAACGACTGATACTCTAGCGCTGCTCCCCGGTGATCCGCTCGCATCGCAGCCGTTCTGTCTAGCGCTGACTCGTGAATTTAGCCTGTTAATGGTGCAGGGTGAAAACGGCTCCGGCGATCCGATTTTCCAGTTTTCGTTTGATCCAGAAGCGATCGATCGCGCCTGGCAAACCTTGAGACTGCGCGTGGTGCTGATGAATCCGGGACATCTTCCCAAGCTCGATCGTCTCTACAAAACCTTTCCGCCTGTCGAACCCAAATACAAATTAGTCACGCAGTTTACTCATGCACTCCTGAGCTATTTGCCAGACCCAATCACAGAATCCGAAAAGCGCACGATTCGCGCTCCTCGACCGATGCAAGCGCAAACTGCCGATGTGCTAGCAGGTGCAGATGTCGAATTGCTGCAAGCAATCTCGCACGAAGTTCGCACACCGCTCACCACGATTCGGACACTCACGCGGTTATTGTTACGCAGAAAAGACCTACCCGCAGATGCCGTGAAACGATTGGAAGTGATCGATCGCGAATGTAGCGAACAAATCGATCGCTTCAATCTGATCTGTCATGCAGTCGAAATCGAAACTTCAGCAACTAAGGTTTCATCGCTGGCGACAACTTCGCTAGAACAGGTACTAGAACAAAGCATTCCGCGTTGGCAAAAACAAGCGAGTCAGCGCAACCTCACGCTGGACGTAATTTTGCCGCAGCACATTCCCTCGGTAATGAGCAATCCGACCATGCTGGATCAGGCGTTGACGAGTTTAATTGAACGATCGGCGCGGAGTTTGCCCTCTGGCGGTTCGATTCAAGTGGAGGTGTCGTTAGCAGGACATCAGTTGAAATTGCAGCTTCAACCCCAGGCAAAGGACGATTATGTCGATTGTTCGAGCAAACACCGAATGCCGCTCTTGAAATCTCTGGGACAAGTTTTGATGTTCCAGCCCGAAACAGGCAACCTGAGTTTGAATCTGAACGTTACTAAGAATATCTTTCAGGCATTAGGCGGAAAGCTAATCGTGCGAGAACGCCCAGAGCAGGGTGAAGTATTTACGCTGTTCTTGCCATTAGAACCGAGTAAAGCGGCTACGGAAGTACGAGTTTAATAAGCATTCAAACTTTGAGATCTCCGGCTTGTGACCTTAAGCCGGAGATTTTTGCTATTGGGGATCAAAGATCGACCGTTGGTTTTTATTGAGAAGTATTTGCAAAAGCTGAGCAATTCGAGTATGTTGGTTGTCAGAGGTTATTGCATATCTTTGGCAATAACTGAGTCGTTATTTTCACTTGAACCATGACTCTAGCCCTTCAATCTGGTGAATTTCGTTTCTCTGGTCAGTTTCTCGGCTACGTCTTCAAAGATGGCTACAAAATCAAGCGACTGACGATCGCAACTTCAGAAGGCGAGTTTTCGATCAAAATGACGAAGTTAGCAAGAGCAAGTCTCAAGCAAACGCTACTTCCCGGAGAGCAGATTCAGATTCGAGGATGGAAGAAGTTCGATCGCAAAACTAACACCCTGAAATTTAAGGCGTATTGGATTCAGCCAATGTCGATTTCGGCAGCCCTTCCTTGTCAAGCAGCAGCGAAAGTGAACGCTACGAAAATCGGCCATCCCAAGCCGCAAAAGCCTGGAAAAGAAGCGATTCTGATGTGTCAGAAATCAAGCTGCATGAAGCGAGGCGGAAAAGCCGTTTGTAGCGCGATCGAAAAAGCAATTAGCGATCGTGGACTCGAAGATCAAGTCAAAATCAAGGGCACAGGCTGTATGAAAGCTTGCGGGAAAGTCCCCGTGGTCTTTATGCCCGGAAAAACGCGCTACACCAAAGTTGATCCGAAAGATGTCGCTAGTTTAGTGGATGAGCATTTTGCACTGGTTAGCAGACCTGCAACGGAACCCACACTGCCAGTAGAATCCACAACTGTTTTAGAATCCACAGCTGCTTTAGAATCCACAACTGCTTTAGAATCCACAACTGTTCTAGAATCTACAACTGTTCTAGAATCCGCTCCAGTATTGGCTACCGTCTAGTTTTCAGGCATCTAACCCAAACCCAACCAATTTTTCTGTGTAGATTGGGAATTCTCGTAGAAGTTGTGCAGAAGCCCCCTCTATGAAAGTTCCCTTCATAAAGTCACCTGTACCAAGAATTTCGCTTCGCTTGGTACTGGTTCTACCATTTGTTCTACAGATTTTTGGTGCAGTTGGATTAGTCGGCTACTTGTCTTTTAAGAACGGGCAGCAGGCAGTCAACCGCTTAGCCGATGAGTTAGTTGAGAAAGCCAATCAACGCATTGATAGCCATCTCGATCAATATCTCGCTTTGCCTGCACAACTGTTGCAAATTAACGAAGATGCCCTTGCCAATGGAGAGATTAAGCTTGATGATTTCTCCGCCACTGAACGGTACTTTTGGAGACAGGCAAAAGCGTTTCCAGAGGTTGGGTTTGTGGGGTACTCCTTATCAACGGAACGATCGTCTGGAGCAGGGCGCTGGCTTGAGGGAGTCGATGTCATTTTGTTTCGGGCATTACCAGACGGGCAAGCATATGATTTTTTGCCAAATTATCGTGGCGCGATCGCCAAATTAGCGCAAACCTACACTTATCGCACGACTGAAAGAAGCTGGTATCAAAGAGCCGCAACAACCGGGAAAACAGGCTGGGGCGAAGTCGAAATCACTTCCATGAACCGACTTGAAGGCTCAATCCCGAAGGGTGAGGTGATGCTAGATGGTGTGTCGTACTACACAGCGATCGGCATGACCACGCCAATCTACGACAACAATCAGAAATTTATTGGGGTGCTTAATGTAGATCTAACCTTGGGAAATATCAGTCGCTTTTTGCGCGATTTCAAGGTCAGTCGGACTGGGCAGATGATGATTATCGAGCGGGATGGATCGCTGATCGGCAGTTCGATGCCGAGTCAGCTTCTCCGTAAGGAACAGGATCAGGTGAAGCGCTTCACCATCTTCAACAGTCCTGATCCGTTGATCAAAGCAATGAGCAAAAATTTGCAGCAGCGGTTTTCGTCGCTCACTGCCATTCAGTCACAGCAGAAATTTGCGCTCGAAATTGATGGAGCGCGGCAGTTTATCAATGTGTTGCCCTGGCGCAATGATCAAGGACTCGACTGGCTGATCGTGGTGATTGTGCCAGAGTCGGACTTTATGGCGCAGATTGATCAAAATCTCCGCTTAACGATCTTGCTTTGCGCGATCGCGACAATTGTAGCAGCGCTCTTGGGTTGGTGGACTTCGCACTGGATTGTTCAGCCGATTTTGAGGCTGAGCCAGGCATCTGAGGAGATCGCTAAGGGAGAGCTAGATCAAACAATTCAAATTTCCAGAATTCGCGAATTGCGGCAGTTAGGACGATCATTTAATCGGATGGCACAGCAGTTACGCGATTCTTTCATGACGCTGGCAAGAGCCAACGAGCAATTAGAACAACGAGTTGAAGAGCGCACTGTAGAGCTGAGTGAAACGCTTCGGACTCTGCG
This window of the Cyanobacteria bacterium FACHB-DQ100 genome carries:
- a CDS encoding HAMP domain-containing protein is translated as MKVPFIKSPVPRISLRLVLVLPFVLQIFGAVGLVGYLSFKNGQQAVNRLADELVEKANQRIDSHLDQYLALPAQLLQINEDALANGEIKLDDFSATERYFWRQAKAFPEVGFVGYSLSTERSSGAGRWLEGVDVILFRALPDGQAYDFLPNYRGAIAKLAQTYTYRTTERSWYQRAATTGKTGWGEVEITSMNRLEGSIPKGEVMLDGVSYYTAIGMTTPIYDNNQKFIGVLNVDLTLGNISRFLRDFKVSRTGQMMIIERDGSLIGSSMPSQLLRKEQDQVKRFTIFNSPDPLIKAMSKNLQQRFSSLTAIQSQQKFALEIDGARQFINVLPWRNDQGLDWLIVVIVPESDFMAQIDQNLRLTILLCAIATIVAALLGWWTSHWIVQPILRLSQASEEIAKGELDQTIQISRIRELRQLGRSFNRMAQQLRDSFMTLARANEQLEQRVEERTVELSETLRTLRQTQTQMIQTEKMSSLGQIVAGVAHEINNPVNFIHGNLVYLDRYTQSLLELAAIYQKHYPQPDPEVIEVLETIDFEFLNHDLEKVFNSMQTGTRRIQDIVLSLRNFSRLDEAELKAVEIESGIESTLMILQHRLKFTSDRPEIKVVKNFAQLPKIECYPGRLNQVLLNLMSNAIDAIEADPKLDPTIWISTELTQDGWIAITIADNGCGIPKEIQSKIFNPFFTTKPVGRGTGLGLSISYQIVNEQHQGRLWCDSTVGEGTKFVIEIPVS
- a CDS encoding HAMP domain-containing histidine kinase, which gives rise to MSEWIFPTLSEILAASNETLDLPELEAPVSVASRQLRAEREWFGAIAALEALLQSTEGAVFSAPLPVLSQPGVPNISAWLFTPSVMFSGFPFQLPSADGNITKGETTDTLALLPGDPLASQPFCLALTREFSLLMVQGENGSGDPIFQFSFDPEAIDRAWQTLRLRVVLMNPGHLPKLDRLYKTFPPVEPKYKLVTQFTHALLSYLPDPITESEKRTIRAPRPMQAQTADVLAGADVELLQAISHEVRTPLTTIRTLTRLLLRRKDLPADAVKRLEVIDRECSEQIDRFNLICHAVEIETSATKVSSLATTSLEQVLEQSIPRWQKQASQRNLTLDVILPQHIPSVMSNPTMLDQALTSLIERSARSLPSGGSIQVEVSLAGHQLKLQLQPQAKDDYVDCSSKHRMPLLKSLGQVLMFQPETGNLSLNLNVTKNIFQALGGKLIVRERPEQGEVFTLFLPLEPSKAATEVRV
- a CDS encoding (2Fe-2S) ferredoxin domain-containing protein yields the protein MTLALQSGEFRFSGQFLGYVFKDGYKIKRLTIATSEGEFSIKMTKLARASLKQTLLPGEQIQIRGWKKFDRKTNTLKFKAYWIQPMSISAALPCQAAAKVNATKIGHPKPQKPGKEAILMCQKSSCMKRGGKAVCSAIEKAISDRGLEDQVKIKGTGCMKACGKVPVVFMPGKTRYTKVDPKDVASLVDEHFALVSRPATEPTLPVESTTVLESTAALESTTALESTTVLESTTVLESAPVLATV